In Curtobacterium sp. MCPF17_002, one genomic interval encodes:
- a CDS encoding Asp23/Gls24 family envelope stress response protein: MTEPDPVRLDSLEPDDLDGHTIDELADYLDAGMRPVDPTIDDSPACQNALAAIIRLRQSSLGSLEAAAADEAPADESWISGVLANISIEARAGRDVPLRPEAPTERPVMTEGAIRSLVRSAGDGVPDALIARCRLEGDVVELGAPVKVVVEIAVRTGAAIPVVASAVRETVAEVLATQTDLLIESVDVVVRDLLPPSAGDDDDTAAQVQVQLDAHEEEDRA; encoded by the coding sequence ATGACCGAACCCGACCCCGTCCGGCTCGACTCCCTCGAACCCGACGACCTCGACGGCCACACGATCGACGAGCTGGCCGACTACCTCGACGCGGGCATGCGTCCCGTCGACCCGACCATCGACGACTCCCCGGCCTGCCAGAACGCGCTCGCCGCGATCATCCGGCTCCGGCAGTCGTCGCTCGGGTCCCTCGAGGCCGCCGCGGCCGACGAGGCACCGGCGGACGAGTCGTGGATCAGCGGCGTGCTCGCGAACATCTCGATCGAGGCGCGCGCCGGTCGCGACGTCCCGCTCCGGCCCGAGGCCCCGACCGAACGTCCCGTCATGACCGAGGGCGCGATCCGTTCCCTCGTCCGGAGCGCCGGCGACGGCGTGCCCGATGCGCTCATCGCGCGGTGCCGTCTCGAGGGCGACGTCGTCGAACTCGGAGCACCCGTGAAGGTCGTCGTCGAGATCGCCGTCCGGACCGGCGCGGCGATCCCGGTGGTCGCGTCGGCGGTCCGGGAGACCGTCGCCGAGGTCCTCGCCACCCAGACCGACCTGCTGATCGAGTCGGTCGACGTGGTGGTACGTGACCTGCTGCCGCCGTCAGCGGGCGACGACGACGACACAGCAGCGCAAGTGCAAGTGCAACTGGACGCGCACGAGGAAGAGGACCGAGCATGA
- a CDS encoding sigma-70 family RNA polymerase sigma factor, with protein sequence MPHPPLSDLDDAVLAGRSSDGDVRAFEVLIRRYTPLLRAYARRTLGSTDELDDVVQETFITAWNRMDRLEDGARVKSWLMRILSRKCLDRIRARRYHDDVTELEVEAPADDAPDRVAEARSREEAVETALAELPEAQRRCWLMKEVLEYSYEEMAEELDLPASTVRGLLSRARKNMIRLMEGWR encoded by the coding sequence GTGCCGCACCCGCCCCTCTCCGACCTCGACGACGCCGTCCTCGCAGGTCGATCGTCCGACGGCGACGTCCGTGCGTTCGAGGTGCTCATCCGCCGGTACACCCCGCTCCTGCGCGCCTACGCCCGCCGGACGCTGGGGTCGACGGACGAGCTGGACGACGTCGTGCAGGAGACGTTCATCACGGCCTGGAACCGGATGGACCGGCTCGAGGACGGCGCCCGCGTCAAGTCGTGGCTGATGCGCATCCTCAGTCGCAAGTGCCTCGACCGCATCCGCGCCCGCCGGTACCACGACGACGTGACCGAGCTCGAGGTGGAGGCTCCCGCCGACGACGCTCCCGACCGCGTCGCCGAGGCACGCTCGCGCGAGGAAGCGGTGGAGACCGCGCTCGCCGAACTCCCCGAGGCCCAGCGACGGTGTTGGCTGATGAAGGAAGTGCTCGAGTACTCCTACGAGGAGATGGCGGAGGAACTGGACCTCCCCGCCTCGACCGTCCGCGGACTGCTGTCCCGGGCACGGAAGAACATGATCCGTCTCATGGAGGGATGGCGATGA
- a CDS encoding MOSC domain-containing protein: MSLVTAVCRVDRLLRDSGTIGITAIDKRPVDGPVRVRPLGLYADVQADRKHHGGEDQAVYAYADEDAAYFADLLDREVPPGLFGENLRTSGIDVTGAVTGERWRIGDTLELEVTIPRTPCGTFARRMKVDKWVKRFAEEGRPGAYFRVLHSGPVSTGDPIVVTHRPAHGVTIGQVFAGPTAEQARAVLDSGTGLAPSVVRDLSKVLGRTGV, encoded by the coding sequence ATGTCCCTCGTCACCGCCGTCTGCCGCGTCGACCGCCTGCTGCGCGACTCCGGCACGATCGGCATCACCGCGATCGACAAGCGCCCCGTCGACGGGCCCGTCCGTGTCCGTCCGCTCGGGCTGTACGCCGACGTGCAGGCCGACCGCAAGCACCACGGCGGCGAGGACCAGGCGGTGTACGCCTACGCCGACGAGGACGCCGCGTACTTCGCGGACCTCCTCGACCGCGAGGTCCCGCCCGGACTGTTCGGCGAGAACCTCCGCACCTCAGGCATCGACGTGACCGGCGCCGTCACGGGCGAACGCTGGCGCATCGGTGACACCCTCGAGCTCGAGGTCACCATCCCCCGGACCCCGTGCGGCACCTTTGCTCGTCGCATGAAGGTCGACAAGTGGGTGAAGCGGTTCGCCGAGGAAGGCCGCCCCGGCGCGTACTTCCGGGTGCTGCACTCCGGACCGGTATCCACCGGCGACCCGATCGTCGTGACCCATCGGCCGGCGCACGGGGTCACGATCGGTCAGGTGTTCGCGGGGCCGACCGCGGAGCAGGCGCGGGCCGTGCTCGACTCCGGGACGGGTCTGGCGCCGTCGGTCGTCCGCGACCTGTCGAAGGTGCTCGGGCGCACGGGGGTCTGA
- a CDS encoding MOSC domain-containing protein: protein MTPHLEAEQPTIVAVSRDSSHHFSKPVVDEVVLVEGWGIEGDAHAGTTVQHRSRVARDPSQPNLRQVHLLHAEVFDEVADAGYTVAPGDMGENVTTRGVDLLGLPTGTLLHLGDEACVRVTGLRNPCQQINDFEPGLLRAVLGRAEDGSVERKGGVMSVVVAGGVVRPGDRIRVELPAGELQPLTPV, encoded by the coding sequence GTGACCCCTCATCTCGAAGCCGAGCAGCCGACGATCGTCGCCGTGAGCCGGGACTCCTCCCACCACTTCAGCAAGCCCGTCGTCGACGAGGTCGTCCTCGTCGAGGGATGGGGCATCGAGGGCGACGCGCACGCAGGCACCACGGTGCAGCACCGCTCCCGAGTCGCCCGCGACCCGTCACAGCCGAACCTGCGGCAGGTCCACCTCCTGCACGCGGAGGTCTTCGACGAGGTCGCCGACGCCGGGTACACCGTGGCTCCGGGCGACATGGGCGAGAACGTGACCACCCGCGGCGTCGACCTGCTCGGGCTGCCGACCGGCACGCTCCTGCACCTCGGAGACGAAGCGTGCGTGCGCGTCACGGGGCTGCGGAACCCGTGCCAGCAGATCAACGACTTCGAACCCGGGCTGCTGCGGGCGGTGCTCGGCCGCGCCGAGGACGGCTCGGTGGAGCGGAAGGGCGGCGTCATGTCCGTCGTGGTGGCCGGCGGGGTCGTCCGCCCGGGCGACCGCATCCGGGTCGAACTGCCGGCGGGCGAACTCCAGCCGCTCACCCCGGTCTGA
- a CDS encoding MmcQ/YjbR family DNA-binding protein, which produces MDGEALHEMAIRTAMGLPAVVETQPFSEGIFVYKVVGKMFVMTSELRGVPIVNLKCAPPHGAALVRDHEEISPGWHMNKQHWITLSPGDGIDETLVEDLVGNAYDLVVAGLPRAKRPIDPSRGAAAD; this is translated from the coding sequence ATGGACGGCGAGGCGTTGCACGAGATGGCGATCCGCACCGCGATGGGGCTTCCGGCGGTGGTGGAGACGCAGCCCTTCAGCGAGGGCATCTTCGTCTACAAGGTCGTCGGGAAGATGTTCGTGATGACGTCCGAGTTGCGGGGCGTGCCGATCGTGAACCTCAAGTGCGCGCCGCCGCACGGGGCCGCGCTGGTGCGTGACCACGAGGAGATCTCGCCGGGCTGGCACATGAACAAGCAGCACTGGATCACGCTGTCCCCGGGTGACGGCATCGACGAGACCCTCGTCGAGGACCTGGTCGGCAACGCCTACGACCTCGTGGTCGCCGGGCTGCCGCGCGCGAAACGACCGATCGACCCGTCCCGCGGCGCGGCCGCGGACTGA
- a CDS encoding excalibur calcium-binding domain-containing protein — MRLTRTLGITAATVVLAASVVVGGASTAEAAPTVYKNCTAVQKVYSGGIAKKSVTKNRVTSKGTVTYRALKGTVKKDDALYKANKKMDADADGIACEKS, encoded by the coding sequence GTGCGTCTCACCCGTACCCTCGGCATCACTGCCGCCACCGTCGTCCTCGCAGCCTCCGTCGTCGTCGGCGGTGCGTCGACCGCCGAGGCCGCTCCGACCGTCTACAAGAACTGCACCGCCGTGCAGAAGGTGTACTCGGGCGGGATCGCGAAGAAGTCGGTCACGAAGAACCGCGTCACGTCGAAGGGCACGGTCACCTACCGTGCCCTCAAGGGCACGGTGAAGAAGGACGACGCGCTCTACAAGGCGAACAAGAAGATGGACGCCGACGCCGACGGGATCGCCTGCGAGAAGAGCTGA
- the epsC gene encoding serine O-acetyltransferase EpsC, giving the protein MTRAARRGVLRTVREDLAAARRGDPASRGDLENAIVYSGLHAIWTYRLTHRLWIAEGLPGSRFVARVIGQVARSVTGIEIHPGARIGRRFFIDHGMGVVIGETAVVGDDVVLFHGVTLGGRGGEHGPGARRHPAVGDRVVLGAGSSLIGAITVGPDSVVGANTVVTKDVPAGSVVTGVAGTARPRSGHEGVPPL; this is encoded by the coding sequence GTGACGCGAGCCGCCCGACGAGGCGTGCTGCGGACGGTCCGGGAGGACCTGGCCGCAGCACGCCGCGGTGACCCCGCCTCCCGTGGTGACCTCGAGAACGCGATCGTGTACTCGGGGCTGCACGCCATCTGGACCTACCGGCTCACGCACCGGCTGTGGATCGCCGAGGGACTTCCCGGCTCACGGTTCGTCGCAAGGGTGATCGGTCAGGTCGCCCGGTCCGTGACCGGGATCGAGATCCACCCCGGCGCACGCATCGGCCGACGCTTCTTCATCGACCACGGCATGGGGGTCGTCATCGGCGAGACCGCAGTCGTCGGGGACGACGTGGTGCTCTTCCACGGGGTGACCCTCGGCGGACGCGGCGGCGAGCACGGCCCGGGCGCCCGTCGGCACCCCGCCGTGGGGGACCGGGTGGTCCTCGGCGCCGGCTCGTCGCTGATCGGCGCGATCACGGTCGGGCCGGACTCCGTCGTCGGGGCGAACACCGTCGTGACGAAGGACGTCCCGGCGGGGTCGGTCGTCACCGGGGTCGCCGGGACGGCGCGCCCGCGGTCCGGGCACGAGGGCGTCCCGCCGCTCTGA
- the cysK gene encoding cysteine synthase A — protein MSGTIYDDISQAFGNTPLVRLNRLPKAGGAEVLAKLEFYNPGASVKDRLGVAIIDAAEESGDLKPGGTIVEGSSGNTGIALALVGAARGYKVVITMPETMSVERRAVMRAYGAEIVLTPGSEGMKGAVSKAASIVDETPGAILAHQFETAANAAIHRRTTAEEILRDTEGHVDVFVAGVGTGGTITGVGQVLKERVPGVQIVAVEPKDSPLLTEGKAGPHKIAGIGANFIPEVLDQSVIDEVFDVELDDALRVARALATDEGILAGISSGAIIHAALEIAARPENAGKRIVAIVCDTGERYLSTVLFEGLSA, from the coding sequence ATGAGCGGCACCATCTACGACGACATCTCGCAGGCGTTCGGCAACACGCCGCTGGTGCGGCTGAACCGCCTGCCGAAGGCCGGCGGCGCCGAGGTCCTGGCGAAGCTCGAGTTCTACAACCCCGGCGCGAGCGTGAAGGACCGGCTCGGCGTCGCGATCATCGACGCGGCCGAGGAGTCCGGCGACCTGAAGCCGGGCGGCACGATCGTCGAGGGCTCCTCCGGCAACACCGGCATCGCGCTCGCGCTCGTCGGCGCGGCCCGCGGGTACAAGGTGGTCATCACGATGCCCGAGACGATGAGCGTCGAGCGTCGCGCGGTGATGCGCGCGTACGGTGCCGAGATCGTCCTGACCCCGGGCAGCGAGGGCATGAAGGGCGCCGTGTCGAAGGCCGCCTCCATCGTCGACGAGACGCCCGGCGCTATCCTCGCCCACCAGTTCGAGACCGCCGCGAACGCCGCGATCCACCGCCGCACCACGGCGGAGGAGATCCTCCGCGACACCGAGGGCCACGTCGACGTGTTCGTCGCGGGCGTCGGCACGGGCGGCACCATCACGGGCGTCGGGCAGGTGCTCAAGGAGCGGGTGCCCGGCGTGCAGATCGTCGCCGTGGAGCCGAAGGACTCGCCGCTCCTCACCGAGGGCAAGGCCGGTCCGCACAAGATCGCCGGCATCGGCGCCAACTTCATCCCCGAGGTCCTCGACCAGTCGGTCATCGACGAGGTCTTCGACGTCGAGCTGGACGATGCGCTCCGTGTCGCCCGTGCGCTCGCGACCGACGAGGGGATCCTCGCCGGTATCTCCTCCGGCGCGATCATCCACGCGGCGCTCGAGATCGCCGCTCGACCCGAGAACGCGGGCAAGCGGATCGTCGCCATCGTGTGCGACACCGGGGAGCGCTACCTGTCGACGGTGCTCTTCGAGGGACTCTCTGCGTGA
- a CDS encoding DUF899 family protein produces MSKDEQPAAAPPVVDRAAFDAALADQVRDEKELTRHGDRVSASRRRLPMVRVDDYVFDGPDGPVRLTELFGDRYLLLVQNVMYAPDWEDACPSCTWAVDTLPANMGRLDDEAIAFALVSQAPVEKLERWRERKGWPHRWVSSGNTSYHDDWGWTIHHDDYDGPVPGYSYYLLRDGLPYLTYATGARGTEAVLPVAHIMDRTAYGRQQDWEDSPDGWPQYPTYG; encoded by the coding sequence ATGTCCAAGGACGAGCAACCCGCAGCCGCGCCACCGGTGGTCGACCGCGCAGCGTTCGATGCGGCACTGGCCGACCAGGTGCGCGACGAGAAGGAACTGACGCGGCACGGGGACCGCGTCTCGGCGTCACGACGCCGCCTGCCGATGGTCCGGGTCGACGACTACGTCTTCGACGGTCCGGACGGGCCCGTCCGCCTGACCGAGCTGTTCGGCGACCGCTACCTGCTCCTGGTGCAGAACGTCATGTACGCACCGGACTGGGAGGACGCCTGCCCGAGCTGCACCTGGGCCGTCGACACCCTGCCGGCGAACATGGGGCGCCTCGACGACGAGGCGATCGCGTTCGCGCTCGTGTCGCAGGCACCCGTGGAGAAGCTCGAACGGTGGCGCGAGCGGAAGGGGTGGCCGCACCGGTGGGTGTCGTCCGGCAACACGAGCTACCACGACGACTGGGGCTGGACGATCCACCACGACGACTACGACGGCCCTGTGCCCGGGTACTCGTACTACCTGCTGCGCGACGGCCTGCCCTACCTGACCTACGCGACCGGCGCTCGCGGCACCGAGGCGGTCCTGCCGGTCGCGCACATCATGGACCGCACGGCGTACGGGCGGCAGCAGGACTGGGAGGACAGCCCCGACGGCTGGCCGCAGTACCCCACGTACGGCTGA